One window of Athalia rosae chromosome 2, iyAthRosa1.1, whole genome shotgun sequence genomic DNA carries:
- the LOC125500085 gene encoding uncharacterized protein LOC125500085 gives MMHNVERSTCTNFLHQNRQLSSILEENATVDTNIIQDNDSNFPAGTIITHDGTILLPDDNHEIFHKQIPRDENIANNVIEVSAKRIYTNREEYTEIMLKLASLEMEVKTVSRTMSRIEYLLQQTLPGYGQDEQTANERFGTKFPIKNIEDLHDLEQKLNDSALCKDMKRLISRQINPEETLSKNVTAVMKKILSRDVALLFTATRKMEKKIVFKLNVPNICNCIVETLTSRINAVESKVYAALGTVFTNSKDWEGYRINRTRKEKIDEKSDIIIYA, from the exons ATGATGCACAATGTTGAACGATCCACATGTACTAATTTTCTCCATCAAAATCGTCAACTTTCAAGCATTTTGGAAGAAAATGCTACAGTGGATACAAATATAATCCAAGATAATGATTCCAATTTTCCTGCGGGTACAATTATTACCCACGATGGTACAATTCTTTTACCAG ACGATAATCATGAAATATTCCATAAACAAATACCTCGAGACGAGAATATTGCTAACAATGTCATTGAAGTATCCGCAAAAAGGATTTACACAAATCGAGAAG AATATACCGAGATTATGCTTAAATTAGCATCTCTTGAAATGGAAGTCAAAACAGTGTCACGAACAATGAGCAGGATTGAATATCTACTTCAGCAAACATTACCGGGCTACGGCCAAGATGAGCAGACAGCCAATGAGCGATTTGGAACAAAATTcccaataaaaaatatcgaagattTACATGATCTCGAACAGAAATTGAATGATTCGGCATTGTGCAAAGATATG AAACGGCTTATCAGTCGACAAATAAATCCGGAGGAGACACTTTCCAAAAATGTGACAGCAGTAATGAAAAAGATATTGAGTCGAGACGTTGCATTGCTTTTTACAGCTACCAgaaagatggaaaagaaaattgtattcaAGTTGAATGTTCCGAATATCTGTAACTGTATTGTAG AAACTTTAACATCCCGGATAAATGCAGTCGAATCGAAAGTCTATGCCGCACTAGGAACAGTCTTTACCAATTCAAAAGATTGGGAAGGTTACAGAATAAATCGGAccagaaaagagaagattgacgaaaaaagtgatataattatatacgctTAA